In Populus nigra chromosome 1, ddPopNigr1.1, whole genome shotgun sequence, one genomic interval encodes:
- the LOC133687254 gene encoding cleavage and polyadenylation specificity factor subunit 2 — protein MGTSVQVTPLSGVYNENPLSYLVSIDGFNFLIDCGWNDHFDPSLLQPLSKVASKIDAVLLSYGDMLHLGALPFAMKQFGLNAPVFSTEPVYRLGLLTMYDQSFSRKAVSEFDLFSLDDIDSAFQNFTRLTYSQNHHLSGKGEGIVIAPHVAGHLLGGTVWKITKDGEDVVYAVDFNHRKERHLNGTVLESFYRPAVLITDAYNALNSQPSRQQRDKQFLETILKTLEGGGNVLLPVDSAGRVLELLLILEQFWGQRFLNYPIFFLSYVSSSTIDYIKSFLEWMSDSIAKSFETSRDNAFLMKHVTLLISKDELDNASTGPKVVLASVASLEAGFSHDIFAEWAADVKNLVLFTERGQFGTLARMLQADPPPKAVKMTMSRRVPLVGDELIAYEEEQKRLKREEELKASLIKEEESKVSHGPDNNLSDPMVIDSGNTHSPLDVVGSRGSGHRDILIDGFVPPSTSVAPMFPFYENSLEWDEFGEVINPDDYVVQDEDMDQAAMHVGADIDGKLDEGSASLILDTKPSKVVSNELTVQVKCSLIYMDYEGRSDGRSIKSILTHVAPLKLVMVHGSAEATEHLKQHFLNIKNVQVYAPQIEETIDVTSDLCAYKVQLSEKLMSNVLFKKLGDYEVAWVDAEVGKTENGMLSLLPISSPAPPHKSVLVGDLKMADFKQFLASKGVQVEFAGGALRCGEYVTLRKVGNPSQKGGTSGTQQIIIEGPLCEDYYKIREYLYSQFYLL, from the exons ATGGGAACATCAGTGCAAGTGACACCACTAAGCGGTGTATACAACGAAAATCCACTCTCTTACTTAGTCTCCATCGACGGTTTCAATTTCTTAATCGATTGCGGTTGGAACGATCACTTCGACCCCTCTCTTCTTCAACCTCTCTCTAAAGTTGCTTCAAAAATCGATGCAGTCCTGTTATCTTACGGCGACATGCTTCACTTAGGCGCGTTGCCTTTTGCTATGAAACAATTCGGACTCAACGCTCCTGTTTTTTCCACTGAACCTGTTTATCGATTAGGTCTTCTCACCATGTACGACCAGTCTTTCTCTCGCAAG GCGGTTTCGGAGTttgatttgtttagtttagATGATATTGATTCCGCTTTCCAGAATTTTACTAGGCTTACATactctcaaaatcatcatctttcag GGAAGGGAGAGGGGATTGTTATTGCGCCGCATGTGGCGGGACATTTACTGGGAGGAACTGTGTGGAAGATAACGAAAGATGGAGAGGATGTTGTTTATGCTGTTGATTTCAATCATCGAAAAGAAAG GCATTTGAATGGAACTGTTTTGGAGTCGTTCTACCGGCCTGCTGTTCTGATAACTGATGCTTATAATGCTTTAAATAGTCAGCCTTCTAGACAGCAAAGAGACAAACAATTCCTTG AGACTATTTTAAAGACTCTAGAAGGTGGTGGAAATGTATTACTACCTGTTGATTCTGCTGGCCGAGTTTTGGAACTTCTACTAATATTGGAACAG TTCTGGGGACAACGGTTTTTGAACTATCCCATATTCTTTCTCTCGTATGTTTCATCAAGCACCATTGATTACATCAAAAGTTTCCTGGAGTGGATGAGTGATTCAATTGCAAAGTCTTTTGAAACTTCACGTGATAATGCTTTTCTTATGAA ACATGTGACACTTCTGATAAGCAAGGATGAATTAGATAATGCTTCAACTGGTCCAAAG GTTGTTCTAGCATCTGTGGCTAGTTTGGAAGCAGGTTTTTCTCATGATATATTTGCTGAATGGGCGGCTGATGTCAAGAATCTTGTGCTCTTTACAGAAAGGGGCCAG TTTGGCACGCTAGCTCGCATGCTTCAGGCAGATCCACCTCCAAAAGCTGTTAAAATGACCATGTCAAGGAGGGTTCCCCTGGTCGGGGATGAGTTAATTGCTTATGAAGAAGAGCAAAAGCGGTTGAAAAGGGAAGAGGAACTCAAAGCTAGTCTGATCAAAGAGGAGGAATCAAAAGTGTCTCATGGGCCTGACAACAATTTGAGTGATCCAATGGTCATTGATTCTggcaacacacattctccactGGATG TGGTTGGTTCACGTGGGAGTGGACACCGGGACATCttaattgatggatttgttccTCCATCCACCAGTGTTGCTCCAATGTTTCCATTCTATGAGAATAGCTTAGAGTGGGATGAATTTGGCGAAGTCATAAATCCTGATGATTATGTAGTTCAGGATGAAGACATGGACCAAGCAGCTATGCAT GTTGGTGCGGATATTGATGGAAAACTTGATGAAGGGTCTGCTAGTTTGATACTTGATACAAAGCCATCAAAAGTTGTCTCGAATGAACTGACT GTGCAAGTGAAGTGTTCATTGATTTACATGGACTATGAAGGGCGTTCTGATGGACGCTCAATTAAATCCATTCTTACCCATGTGGCACCCTTGAAGCTT GTTATGGTGCATGGATCAGCTGAGGCCACAGAACACTTGAAGCAGCATTTCCTAAATATAAAGAATGTCCAGGTTTATGCTCCCCAAATTGAAGAGACAATTGATGTTACCTCTGATTTGTGTGCATACAAG GTGCAACTTTCAGAGAAGCTGATGAGTAATGTGCTTTTTAAAAAG TTGGGAGACTATGAAGTAGCGTGGGTTGATGCTGAGGTAGGGAAGACAGAGAATGGTATGCTGTCATTACTGCCCATCTCATCTCCAGCCCCTCCACATAAATCTGTTCTTGTTGGTGACTTGAAAATGGCGGATTTCAAACAGTTTCTAGCCAGCAAGGGCGTTCAG GTAGAATTTGCTGGCGGGGCATTGCGATGTGGAGAGTACGTGACACTGCGTAAAGTTGGGAATCCAAGCCAAAAG ggTGGCACTTCTGGCACTCAACAAATTATCATTGAAGGTCCTTTATGTGAAGATTATTACAAGATACGTGAGTATCTATATTCAcagttttatttgctttaa